A genomic window from Slackia heliotrinireducens DSM 20476 includes:
- the ruvX gene encoding Holliday junction resolvase RuvX, with product MRVLALDIGEVRIGLAVSDAAGRIASPLKVLPADVVLNDGREFRMLVEDWEIEHLVCGLPYTMAGEEGPQAASIKEKARQIASARDLPLSFVDERLSSAEAKRILREEGLDERSMRGKVDMIAASLFLQAWLDSHDDQ from the coding sequence GTGCGCGTACTAGCGCTTGACATCGGCGAGGTCCGCATCGGCCTCGCCGTTTCCGATGCGGCGGGGCGCATAGCTTCGCCGCTCAAGGTCCTTCCCGCCGACGTAGTGCTCAACGACGGGCGCGAATTCCGTATGCTCGTCGAGGATTGGGAGATAGAACATCTGGTGTGCGGCCTGCCGTATACGATGGCAGGGGAGGAAGGCCCTCAGGCCGCATCCATCAAAGAGAAGGCGCGACAAATAGCCAGTGCACGCGACCTGCCCTTATCCTTCGTTGACGAACGGCTGAGTTCGGCTGAGGCGAAACGCATTTTGCGTGAAGAGGGCTTGGATGAGCGGAGCATGCGCGGTAAAGTAGATATGATTGCAGCAAGCCTGTTTTTGCAGGCTTGGCTCGATTCGCATGACGACCAGTAA